In a genomic window of Ipomoea triloba cultivar NCNSP0323 chromosome 3, ASM357664v1:
- the LOC116012503 gene encoding nucleolin-like yields the protein MIGRRLYQLSPLPSIFRIATTQGFSNAGNPFRNGSAFSHLLQAQAARSYARSRHYYDLFKGRVPGAKEFRKTWAKEMEDEDNCLWTGSEGESEPENEPSSLKKEIRKAKQRAIEHSDCIDADDSDELRSVWSGSDEEKTLWTGSEGDDDDDIPTEAYPNEKSDEYIDKLFEFDEKPKYRTLSEALKDEEEPEELSPGKQARKLAVENALKKLKKGPDGRYINVWEVMSDLDILIGAFENIISGPEYAELRQGGPRKLNMQFFKDIQARMRDPNYKFSPELKLKPKSKVVPRKKWQKVESRRRKARKR from the exons ATGATAGGCAGAAGGCTCTACCAATTGTCGCCGCTTCCGTCCATCTTCAGAATAGCCACAACGCAAGGATTCTCCAATGCAGGCAACCCGTTTCGTAATGGCTCAGCTTTCTCCCATCTCCTTCAAGCCCAAG CAGCGCGATCATATGCTCGCAGTAGACATTACTATGATCTATTTAAGGGTCGTGTACCTGGAGCCAAGGAATTCAGGAAAACTTGGGCTAAAGAAATGGAAGATGAGGATAACTGTTTATGGACTGGAAGTGAGGGTGAGAGTGAGCCTGAAAATGAGCCAAGTTCTTTGAAGAAGGAAATCAGAAAGGCCAAACAACGAGCTATAGAGCACTCAGATTGCATTGATGCAGACGACAGTGATGAGCTAAGAAGTGTGTGGTCTGGTAGTGATGAAGAGAAGACGCTGTGGACCGGTAGTGaaggagatgatgatgatgacattCCTACAGAAGCTTATCCAAACGAGAAGAGTGATGAATATATAGATAAACTGTTTGAGTTTGATGAAAAGCCAAAGTATAGAACACTCTCTGAGGCTTTAAAAGATGAGGAGGAGCCAGAAGAGTTATCGCCTGGAAAGCAAGCTAGGAAACTTGCAGTTGAAAATGCCCTTAAGAAATTGAAGAAGGGGCCTGATGGTAGATACATTAATGTGTGGGAGGTCATGAGTGATCTGGACATTCTAATAGGGGCTTTTGAGAACATCATTTCAGGGCCAGAATATGCTGAACTCAGGCAGGGGGGACCTAGGAAGTTGAATATGCAGTTTTTTAAGGACATTCAAGCTCGTATGAGAGATCCAAACTATAAGTTCTCTCCTGAACTGAAGTTAAAACCGAAGAGCAAAGTGGTCCCGAGAAAGAAGTGGCAGAAGGTAGAATCTAGACGTAGGAAAGCCCGGAAGCGCTAG